The genomic interval CGAATTCCCGATGCGATAATAGTTTCCACACACGGGGGGGTGCGTCCGTGATGCTTGCACGGTTCGAGCGTCACATAAAGGACACCGCCGCGCGCGCGCTCCCCAGCTTCCCGAATCGCTACAACCTCCGCATGCGGCAAACCTACAGCCTCGTGATGCCCTCTGCCTACGATTTCACCATTGGAAACTACGATAGCCCCGACTCTCGGATTCGGTGCAGGAAAACCCATTCGAGACAAAGCAATCGCTTCGCGCATCATCGCGGAATCGAAATCCGTCCATTCACTCCGATTCGCGTTCATTATTCTTTTTCGGAGGACGAGACGATAGCAATTCCTGCAAATGTTGTTCGCTTTGTTCCAGATATTCCATTCGAATTCGACGGATCATCAATAACGCACTCGTAGCAGCCGCTAACCAAGTCAAAAGAACTACGGTAACGAAAATAACCATTTTTATCAAATATATTTTTTTCTCTTCGTTCGTAGCCGTCTCCACGGGAATCGAGCCTACCGTCCAAGGATAGCTCACGATCATCGCAATTCCCAAAACGACGAAAATCGTAGTGATGATTTTCAACCTTTGCACAGTGCGCTCCGTATCTTAGAAATGCGTTCTTTAGGCTTTCCGGAAAAGGCATAACTCCCGACGACAAAAACATTCGCACCATGATTAGCCGCTTCGCATACCGTCTCGGCATCGATCCCGCCATCCACTTCCACATGATGATGAGGAGCCATCTGTCGCGCTTCCTGAATTTTTCGCAAGCAACTCCTAATAAATTCTTGCCCCCCCCACCCAGGGTTCACAGTCATTACGAGAATTAAATCCACCAATTCCAAAACCTCTCTCGCAGCGTTTAGAGGTGTTCCAGGATTGAAAGCGACTCCAGCACAAAGGTCCGCTTGACGGATTTCTTGCAATGTTCGATGCAAATGCCGACAAGCCTCTACATGCACCGTCAACCGTTCGACACCGGCATCTCGAAACATTTCGATTTGTGTCTCGGGATGCTCAATCATTAAATGACAGTCGAATGGCTTCTTTGTCAAGGGTCGCAATGCAGCGACCATCTGCGCACCGAAAGTGATGGGGGGAACGAAAGTTCCATCCATTACATCGAAGTGAATCCAATCACAATCCGCTTCGTCCAACATACGAATCGTATCAGCGAGCCTTCCGAAATCCGCTGAAAGAATAGATGGTGCGATAATTCGATTCATTCCGTCTTTTCGCCCCTCCTCCGAACAGTTTGGTCTAAAAATCCATTGAAGTAAATCCTAAACGTCGCCTCTTTCCCATAACCGGGAATATCTTTCAGCACAATCTCCGACCCCCCCGGTCGTTGTTCTTCGAAAATCACTTCCTCCACCCCTCTCGCATCCGTCATCTCCACTCGAACTAAAACAGGTTCTTCGCTTTCTTGAACTCGAAACGAAAGACTGAACCTGTTTTCGATGAGTTCAGAAACATCTCTTCTTGTTCGCTCAGCCCGTTTTTCGCCACTGCTTACCGTCACGGTGATTTCCGTCCCGCGTTCCACTCGCTCATGTGGGGCTGGGTCTGTGGATATGATAAGCCCTTCGGATATCGTTCTGCTCGGAGCCTGACGAGTCGTAGGATCGAGTTCCAAACCGATTTTTTCTAATCGAGTCTTCGCTTCTGTAACCGTCAGACCACGCAAATCAGGAACTTCAACCATCCGACTTCCTAAACTCAAACGAACCTGAATAATCCCCCCCTCGCGCATGGGAGTTTTCGGAGCAGGATACTGATAAATTACCGTGCCCGGTTGGGGATAGCGCTCATTGTATTCAGAACCGAGTTCTGCGACATCCAAATTCACTCGCTTTGCCTGTTCTTTCGCTTGAGATATCGGCATTCCCAATAACGAGGGGGCTTCTACAATGGGGCGTTGCGTTAAATTGAAAATAATCCAGCCGATCACGAACATAACGAATGCGCCAGCAGCAGCAAAAACAGTGGCGCGAAGCCAAAAAGGAACATCATCCGGTTCGCTCAGGCGGGTCGTCCGCGTTGACACAGGACGAGATTCCGGCTTCGTGCTCGCCTTCGGCACGTTAGGAAATACAACCTGTGCTCGTTTCTGCTCCTCTTTCTTTTCGGCATAGGTTTTAACAGGTGCTACATGTTCCTCCCCCTCTTCGTGTTCCAAAGGCCATGTAAGTTTTTTGCCAAAGCGAAGTGCGTCCAAAAGTTGACGCAAATCTCGGAGAAGTTGCGAAGGAGATTCATAGCGTTCTAAAACGTTTTTCGCTAATGCTTTGTTCACGATGGCATCAAATACGGGGGGGATTGCCGGGTTGATTGCTCGAACGGACGGCGGGGGTTGAGAAAGATGCTTCGCTAAGATCGCAGCGGGTGTTTGACCTCGAAACGGAAAATTTCCCGTCAAAAGTTCGAACAGAATCACACCCAATGCGTAAACATCCGAACTCTGCGAAGGCATTCCACCCTCGATGACTTCCGGCGCTAAATACGGAGCCATCCTGGACAGCACCACTGCGCCTGCAGTTTGGCTCGCGCCATAACATCTCCACAATCCGAAATCGATAACCGCAGTGCGTCCTTCCAAAGTTGCGATTACATGGTCTGCGCACAAATCTCCATGAATCATTCCTCTTTCCGATGCATAGGAAAGGGCTTCTGCAATTGCAATTCCTATCTCGCATGCGACCGAAGGAGAAAACGGAGCCAAACGTCGTATCCTTTCTGCCAACGTGCTTCCTCGAATAAACTCACAAATAACGAATGGCTTCCCATCGTGTTCTTCGATTCCGTAGCATTTTGCTATCCCCGGGTGATCTAATTTCATTGCCTGTTCCACGACTTGGCAAAGCATTTGAACGAACTCGGGCTCGTCGGAAAAAGGTTTTTTGACGAATCGTAAACAGACCTGTGAGTTATGCAAACGGTCACGCGCTACGTAATTCGCAAAAATCGCCGAGGAGGGTAATTCCTCGGTTATCTCGTAGCGAACACGTACAACTTCACCTACAATCACGATTATCCTGCGGCTTTCGTATTATCGAAAAGAAGATTCCTAAAACAACGATTATCCATCCCAAATATAAATTCGGCGTATACACGAAATCCGTCCAATCTCGTAAAGCCTCCCTCCCTTGTAAATAGTAATACTGTTGTGCGAAATAACCCACCACGAGAATCAAACAAACTATCGAAGTGGCCAAGAATCGCAAAATTTCCATATCAAGATTTTTTGAGTACCTCGAGAATTACGTCTTCTGATATATCGGGAACGAGGGAACATTTTCCTAATTCGCTTACTAATGCCATCCCGATTCGTCCCGATACCACCTTTTTGTCTAACTGCATAATATTCAATAACTCCTCTTTTAGGATTCCTTTCGGAATAGAAGTCGGCAATCCCCAAACCGAAGCCGCTCGTTGCAAAGTTTCGCTCACTTCGGGCTGGGTTATCCCCAACCGTTTTCCGATTTCCGACTCGATTATCATACCAATCATCACGGCTTCGCCGTGGGATAGACCGCGATATTCTAAGGCGGTTTCCAAAGCATGACCCACCGTATGCCCGAAATTCAGAATAGCCCTCCTCCCACTCCTTTCCTCAGGATCTTCCGCAACCACGCGAGCCTTCGCCTGTACGCATTGTTCTACCAAACTGCATAATGCTGCGGGCTCTAGGGAAAGAAGTCTTTCCGAGTCGTTCAGGATCTCCTCGAACAATTGGGGGACAATAATTGCCGCATACTTTATCGCTTCTACGATTCCATTTCGAAATTCTACGTTCGGGAGAGTATTCAAACGTGTATAATCGCACCAAACTGCCAAGGGATGATGAAATGCTCCTACTAAATTTTTTCCGTCGGGTAAATCAATCCCTGTTTTCCCCCCCAATGCCGCGTCTATTTGACCCAAAAGGCTCGTAGCAACGGTGACATATCGCAGTCCTCGCATATAAGTTGCGGCAACGAAGCCTCCTAAATCCGAAACGACCCCCCCTCCTACTAAAACGAGAACCGACTTCCTGTCTGCGCCGTTGCGTGCCAGCCACACGAGACATTCCTGCCATGTTTCGATATTTTTACTCTCTTCACCCGCAAGAAAAACTTTGACAGGACCTAACTCCTCGAAATCTTTTCCATGAGCCTTCCAAACATTGTGGTCTGTGATGACGAAGCATCGAGTGCTTTCCGAATTTCCCAAGAACGAAAGGATATCCGCAACATTCGCTCTCGAAATAAAAACGGGATAACGTTTATCTCCTGCAACGAATTCGATTCCGTTTCTATCCTTCATGGAAGTTGCGTGATGCCTGCTATGATTTCTGCCATTTCTTCAGGCGTGAAGCGTTCTGTTACAAGAATTATATCGGCTGTTTCGTAAACGGCGCGACGCTTTTCGAGTAGGTCCTTAAGAGTTTTGTGTGAACCTTCCTGTAGCAACGGGCGATTGCTCTTTTCTGGTTCCAGCCTGCGTTCCAATTCCTCCAAACTCGTTTGTAAATACACGATTTTTCCTATCTTGCGCATCGTCTCTACGTTCTCCGGCTTTATCATCGCCCCTCCACCGACGGAAAGCACCATATTCTCCGAAGATTCGACACGTTTCAACGCCTCGCTTTCCAACCTTCGGAACTCATCTTCGCCGTAGCGTTTGAAAATCTCGGCGATTTTGATTCCTGCCGTACGTTCGATTTCCTCATCTAAATCTATAAACTTTAAACCGAATAATGACGCCGCAAGACGCCCCACCGTCGATTTCCCGCTCCCCATCATTCCTACAAGAATTACCGCCATAAACCTAATAGCCTTTAAACTTTCTGTCATAAAAAACACAAGCGACCAGAATATTCTGGTCGCTTGCTAAGACAATGAACAAACTCACATTTTCGCACCCGTAAATCCGGGTGCGGCAGTTATTTTTATGATTCCTCTTCTGGAACAATCGTCGGAGTAATGAAAATCAAAAGTTCAGTGTTGTTTACCGTCTTCGATGTAGATTTGAACAAACCTCCGATTATCGGCAAGTCCGAAAGAATCGGATATCTCTGCATCGAAAACTGTTCGTCTTTGTGATTCAACCCGCCGACGACAATCGTCTCACCGCTCTTCACGCGAGCCGTTACGAAAATCGTCTGTGTCGTGATTTCCGGTGCTTCTTCACCTTGCGGACCGCGAACACGTCCCGTTATCTGCGAGATTTGCGGGTTAATCGTCAAGGTGATATAACCATCTTGGTTGATTCTCGGTTGAACCACTAATCCTGTTTGAATCAGAACCTGCTGCAACGTCGGTGCAACGATAACCTGACCTTGTCCGACAGAAATCAACTGGTTGAGAATGATCCAAGTCGCTATTTGTTGCAACACGAAAGCCGGCTGATTATTCAGCGTTCTCACCATAGGAGCGTCGATTATCGTCGCTCCACTTTCCAAAAGGAGTGTGCGCAAACGAGTCGTCAAGTTGCCTTGACCCCAGTTTACAAAGAATGGATCTCCTGCTCGAGCCTGCGTTCCAGGGGTATTACCCACAAAAATCGCTCCACGCTGGAATAGCCAGTCAATTCCGAAGTTTCTCGATACGTTTTGTCGAGTCGTAACGAATTGAACTTGGATAATCACCTGCCGGGGAGCAACGTCCAATTGACGAATAATGCGTTCTAATTGCTGAATTGCATTATCGTCGCCTTGAACGATGAGGCTGTTGTCGGTCGGGTCGTAGATAATGCGGTCAATGCCTGATGGAATAAAGCCTTGGCCGCCTTGCAATTGCAATCCGCCGCCGCCTCCAAGGCCACCACCGCCGCCGAACTGGCCACCGCCTAATCCACCACCGCCGAACTGCCCACCACCTCCGCCTCCACCGATAAGACCTTGCCCAGAACCACCAGATGCTCCAGTACCTGAGTCAGAACCGGGAACAGCAATACCACTGTCGTTGGAGGGAGAATTCGAGCCCTTCGTTATGGTTTCGAGTTTGGTGAAAGATGGAGATGTGTTCATATAGACAGGTGAATCCTGACCCTTGTTTAGATAAACACCAGCATGCAGGTCACGGAAACGAAGCACCGCTCTCCATTCACCGAGCGCATCCGCTTCTCTTGCGAACAATTCTTCCAAAACGTATTTCGGATGCTGTCGCTTCAAAACGATTTTTCTAACCACGACTTCTCGCGGAGGGGGGGGTACGGGTTTTGTTTCTTGGGAGTTGTCCGCAATTTTCGGCTCTGTGCCCTTAGGGAAAATCACATACACATTCCCAGGGTCTTTGCGAAAGTCTGCACCTGCTGCTTCGCAAATATATTTAACTGCTTCGTCTACAGTAACGCCTTTCAGATTCAGCGTAATGCGAGCATAAGGTTGCTGAGAAGGCAGAAAAACGAATTGCAGGGCGAGCCCAGCTTCCTGTGAAAGCATTTGTGTCGCATATTGCAATTCAGCATCTTGCAGAGCGAGGTCGAAGCGTTTAGTGCTTTGCTCCTGTCCAAAAAAATCGCTGCTTCCACCGATGAACAGTAGAAGCGCGATGAGTCCACCAATCCATAGATTGCGCATGTCCTTACTTCCTCCTTTTGGAGTAAATCATTCTAACAGAATTGATCATGTACGTGCTGGCTTAGCGTCCGCCACCGAAGCGTCCACCGCCGCCACCACCGATGCCGCCTCCGCCGAAGCCGCCACCACCGAAGCCGCCTCCGCCGAAGCCGCCACCGCCGAAGCCGCCTCCGCCGAAGCCGCCGCCGCCGAAGCCACCACCACCGTAGCCTCCGCCGCCGATACCGCCTCCGCCGAAGCCGCCGCCGCCGAAGCCGCCACCACCGAAGCCTCCGAAGCCACCGGTTGCAGAAGTGCTCCATTCAGGCGGGATCCCGAATTGTGCGCCTTGCCCGGACAAGAGTAGCGCAATCAAATACGGGTCAGCATGGAGAATCGGAATTTTTCGAGTGACCTTAGTGGTTTGGATGGAAGGCTGTTCCGTAGTCGGAGTAACCGTAGGCTTTTCACGCTTGAAAATGCGGATAAGGCCTGCCTCGAAACTATAAGTCGCATCTACTTGATCGAGAATGCTTCTAAGTGCTGTTTCAAAGGGAACATCTGTAAGTTTTACCGTTACGGTGCCTTGAACATCGCTCGCCACAGTGTAGTTCTGAACACCAGCGGCATCGAAGAGCAACTTCAATGCGTCACGAACATCTGCGTCTTGGATTTCCAAAGACACTTTCTTCTTTCTTATATCTTCTTGTTGACCCCACGCCGTGACTGGCATTGCAAGCGCACATGCCAAAAGCGAAAGTCCCAACATTACGAACCAACTTCTTTTCATTGTTTTCATTAACCTCCATCTATTCTTACGTTGCACATGTAGCATGGTTACTTCCATTAGAAAAAACGCCTACGTGTCCGCTCCTGTCGTTCTTCCACCACCGCCACCTCCACCTGGAGGCGCTGCTCCGGCAGCACCAGGAGCCCCACCCCCTGCTCCTCCTGGAGCTCCGCCAGAAGGAAGAAAAGCGGGTTGCGACTCTACTCGGATCTCGAGACGGTTAGGGCGCTTTCGCGGATCTCGTTCGAGGACTACTTTTTCTGCGTCAATCGAGGCAACAAGCCAATCCCCAATCATATCGCCGGGCGAAACGAAATACGATTTTCCACCTTCCTCGATGATCAACGCGCGAACGCTATCCCCGAAAATCACACCTGCGACTCTGCGATATGGCTGCGGCTCCATCGGTTGAAGTTCTATTGGAATCTCAGGAGGAGCAGCAACTAATTCCAAAGCATAACTCGGAGACATCTTATTCAAGATGAAATTGTAGCGAATCTGTGTTTCGAACGCTGCTTCATCGGACTTCAAAGAGAATGGGTTGTATCGTGATGCATAAATCCGTCCTGCGCTCGAAACTATGGCTTGCTTGTCTTGCACGAGCGGTTGTCTCGGGTTTCCCGCCATGGGTGCTTCTGCGGCTTTCGACTGATATTCTGCTTTGAGAGGACCCACGATGTCTCCAACAGGTGACACCGGCTCCAACTCTTCACTCGGTTGGCATCCGCTCAACGCAAATGTTACGCAAGTTATTCCTAAAAGTGTTTTTTTCAACATATTTACACTCGCCATACTTATTTGACGCTCCTATCCTACCGGTGCGGTACTGCCTTTTGCAGGTCCACCCGATGGTGGAGGCGAAGCAGAACTCGGTCCTCCTGGACCGGCTCCCGGAGTGGGTCGTGAGGCTGTACCAGTAGCCCCACCACCGGATGCTGCTGCACTCAAATCGGGAACTGCACCACGCTCTCCAGTACCGCCATACACGCTCGGGGTATTGATGTACGCCACAACGATTAAATTATAGGTTCCCTTGAGCCGGCTCCCAGTTCCCGTAATCGCCAATCCTCGAGCGCAAGCTACGTAACCTGGGATTCTCGACCAAGAACGAACATGATTCAAAATCTGGTCAAACGTTCCTTCTACGGTGATCTCGCCCAAATCCCAAACACAGACAGGAAACGGTAAGGCTGGATAATTGAAATAAAGCTCAACGAGTTCGTTCGGGTTCTCAGTAGGATAAGGGACGAAAGGTCCTATTTGTCCATCCTGTACCGGGGCAATTACACGAACCCCACTGCGAAGAATCCACCTTCTCAAATCCCTCTCGACCGTGGGATGCCATCTTCTAGCATTCACGGTGAGTTGCCAACGATTCGCCGCAAGGTTGATTCGCCCCATGCTCGGTGTTCGTGTCGCCGCAATTTGTTTCCATTGCACTTGTGCTTGATGAACTTTTTCGAGTGCTTTTCGAACTCTCTCTTGCACCTGACGGACGGTAGTGTCCGAAACGATTTGTCGAAGTTGTTCGTTGTGTTCTTCCCAACCGGCTATCTCTTCGCGAATCTTTCCTATTGACAAAAACCAAAAACCTGCCCATGTAACTGCTATGAGAACGACTCCGCAGATCACGAACGTTAGAGGACTAAGTTTGAACATGTCTCTACCTGCTCTTTTTCAATGCTCCTAAATTTGTCGAATCTCCGCCTGGTGCTCCACCGACACCGCCTGTTGAAACTGCCCCTGGTGTAGGCCTTGTTGCGGTTCCTCCTCCGCTGGGTTGTCCCGCTTGCCCTGCAGGTGCTCCCGCTGCGGTACGCAAGGTGGGGAGTGGATCAGGTGCCTGTAAATCTCGTTGCAATTGCAGTGTCAGGGTAACTACAGAATAGCCCGGAATAGGTCCTCGCTCAGGCGCATCTGGATTGTAGCCGAACGGTCCTTCGTCGCCTGGAGGAACAGGGTTGAAACCCGAACGACCTACCGCTATGACGTCCGGATGCCTTAGCAACGAGATAACCACATCTGCATATTGTTGGAAGGTTTGCAAATATCCCACGATGGTAACCGTGCTCACGTTCGCTCCTGTCGAAGCCGCCGTTATCGTTCTTACGCGGAAGAACGCAGGGATGTACTGGCGAAGTTCGTCATATAAATCGGGATATTTCTGGTTCGCCTCGTTTATCGCTTTGACGAGTTCGGTGTTCGTCAATACGATTCGTGCCCCTGCGATGATTTCATCCGCTTCTTTGGAGGCTTGAACTACGCGGTCTGCCGATGGCTGAACGCTTGCTGCCCAATCTTGCAGGCTTTGGAGTCGCGAACGGTAAGCCTGGTTCAAAACGAAAGCAACCGCTAAATTTGCAATCACAAGAATCAGCATCGCAGTGAAGGCGAACTTCGCTGCTACACCTTTCGCTACCGTTTTCGGTAACAGATTGAGTTTCATTTCGTTAGTTCTCTATTTTAGACGTTATTACAATCAATTATTTCAAGGCAATTTAGTTCAAATTATTTCAAAGCAAAACGAGCCTAATCATAGGCGATATGCAGTCCCATGCCGACTGCTACTGAAAACTCAGATGCCCTCTCTTTCATATAGGTTTCACCCACTCCGCGTAGGTCCACTGGCAAGTTCGAGAACGGGTTGACTTTCGAAACGGGCATCCCCAAACTCGTGTTCAAGTATTGCTCTAAACCGTTGAGGTTTGCGCTTCCACCGCTGAGGGCGATCTCTTCGACCACTCCACCTCTACTGCGGTAATAATCAATCGAACGACGAACCTCTGCCACTAACTCTTCGAGAGGCGGAGCAAGAAGACTACGAATACGTGCCATTTCGTCGGCTCCCTCAGCCGCTGCTTGAGCGGTTTCATATGTGTACGGTGTTGCTGTCGAGCCGGCAGCAGGCATTGTGAAACCACCAGGGGTAGCTTCAGGAGCGCTTGCGTGCCGTTTTTTCTCTTCCGCTTCTGCCATCCCGATACCGAGACCATCGGCAATCGCTTTCGTCAACGCAGCTCCTCCGATAGGAATCGTTCTCGGAAATGCGATGGTTCCTGCACGATACATATTTATGGCCGTAGTGCTGTGCCCGAAGTGAATGAGGCAAAGGTTCTTTGCACCTATATCATTCGGATGGCATGTTTTCAGAACTCGCGCGAGTCCTAAAGGTTCGACATCGATAGCCGCAATTTTTAGCCCTGCAGCTTTGGAGGTTGCGATGATGGTATCAATTGCGCTTTGGGGGGAGACCGCCATGACTACTTCCATATTTTGAGTTGTGGCGAGTGCAGGATTTTCGATTGGGCGATAATCGCTTACGACGTTGGACTCCGCAAAGGGGATATTTCGCTGAATTTCCCATTCCATATGCGCGGCGAGTTCCTGTTCGCTCATTCGAGGAACTTCGAGAATCCTCACCACAACAGAAGAAGAGCCATTAATACAAAAAATAGCGTCTTTCGTTGCTGCACCAGATTCTTTCACAGCGGCTTGGACGGCTTTGCCTATGGCTTGCGGGTCGAAAATGCCGGTGTGGTCGCATGTTCCTTCGGGGGTCGGTGAATAGCCTAAGCCAACGATATTAGGAGAGTCTTTGCCGAGGCGGACTATGGCTACTTTGATTCCTTTAGTGCCGACATCCACCCCCACGGCAGCGGTTAGACGTTTTGCCATTTTTTCTCCAAGTTTGCGAGTGAAGCCATATTATCCCGGTTTGAAAGGAAGAGTCAAGTTAAGAGGATTCGACTTACGGAGTAAGGACGAAAATTTTACAGTCTATGGTTCAAAAAATGAAAAGTTATCTGATAGTTCGGACTCGTCAAGAAGACCGAACCATCAGACAACTCGAATATGCATTCGTACTTTAGAGCGATGCTCTTACTTAGGCAAGCCTAATTTCGGAGACAGGGAAAGATAGTAGATGTCTCGACTTCCCGTTCGACTGCTCGAGAAGTACACCCAAACCAAACCTGCACGCGGATCTGATGCCGTATGTTGGAAGGTGTCCGGGAAGGCATACACACTATCTTCATCTACAGGCTGTTCGATAGGCAGTGGCTGTTCTGTCATTTCGGTCAACCACTGAATCGGCAAATTGCTTTCCGTGGTTTGTTGTAGATTTCCATTCGCGTCGTAATACGAATATGTTACGTTAACAAGCCTTCCTTCATCTTGCAACGTGAAATAGATCTTCTTATTCGCCGTGTCTACTTGGTAAATACCCGTTGCACCGCTCAAAGTGAGATTGACCAACACACCGTTTTGATTCAACGCAGGCGAATAAGCGAGATTCACGGCTAATCGTTGTGTCTTCATGTAAGGTCTCTTCGATTGTCCGGGACCACTTGCGCCACGTTGATAGATGTGCCAGAAGCGAGCGACTCCTACGAATTCCGTATCCAAAACCGCAGAGCCATCTGCATGGAAAAGATATCTGCGGTCCCATTGATTGCGATTATCGATAAACGAACTCGGATTCGAATGTCCGCCAGTTTCGCCCCAATCGCTCACGCGCATCACGCGCGGAGTGTAACGAAGTTGAACTTGCGCGGAACTACCAGGTCCACCGGAGGAGAATCGAATTGCGCCGGTATTCGGGTCGCAAAATATCTTTCCACCGATTTCTGCATCGAAGGAGATTACGCCCGTTCTCGGATCTT from Fimbriimonadales bacterium carries:
- the aroB gene encoding 3-dehydroquinate synthase, translating into MKDRNGIEFVAGDKRYPVFISRANVADILSFLGNSESTRCFVITDHNVWKAHGKDFEELGPVKVFLAGEESKNIETWQECLVWLARNGADRKSVLVLVGGGVVSDLGGFVAATYMRGLRYVTVATSLLGQIDAALGGKTGIDLPDGKNLVGAFHHPLAVWCDYTRLNTLPNVEFRNGIVEAIKYAAIIVPQLFEEILNDSERLLSLEPAALCSLVEQCVQAKARVVAEDPEERSGRRAILNFGHTVGHALETALEYRGLSHGEAVMIGMIIESEIGKRLGITQPEVSETLQRAASVWGLPTSIPKGILKEELLNIMQLDKKVVSGRIGMALVSELGKCSLVPDISEDVILEVLKKS
- a CDS encoding shikimate kinase → MTESLKAIRFMAVILVGMMGSGKSTVGRLAASLFGLKFIDLDEEIERTAGIKIAEIFKRYGEDEFRRLESEALKRVESSENMVLSVGGGAMIKPENVETMRKIGKIVYLQTSLEELERRLEPEKSNRPLLQEGSHKTLKDLLEKRRAVYETADIILVTERFTPEEMAEIIAGITQLP
- a CDS encoding protein kinase — translated: MIVGEVVRVRYEITEELPSSAIFANYVARDRLHNSQVCLRFVKKPFSDEPEFVQMLCQVVEQAMKLDHPGIAKCYGIEEHDGKPFVICEFIRGSTLAERIRRLAPFSPSVACEIGIAIAEALSYASERGMIHGDLCADHVIATLEGRTAVIDFGLWRCYGASQTAGAVVLSRMAPYLAPEVIEGGMPSQSSDVYALGVILFELLTGNFPFRGQTPAAILAKHLSQPPPSVRAINPAIPPVFDAIVNKALAKNVLERYESPSQLLRDLRQLLDALRFGKKLTWPLEHEEGEEHVAPVKTYAEKKEEQKRAQVVFPNVPKASTKPESRPVSTRTTRLSEPDDVPFWLRATVFAAAGAFVMFVIGWIIFNLTQRPIVEAPSLLGMPISQAKEQAKRVNLDVAELGSEYNERYPQPGTVIYQYPAPKTPMREGGIIQVRLSLGSRMVEVPDLRGLTVTEAKTRLEKIGLELDPTTRQAPSRTISEGLIISTDPAPHERVERGTEITVTVSSGEKRAERTRRDVSELIENRFSLSFRVQESEEPVLVRVEMTDARGVEEVIFEEQRPGGSEIVLKDIPGYGKEATFRIYFNGFLDQTVRRRGEKTE
- a CDS encoding secretin N-terminal domain-containing protein, translated to MRNLWIGGLIALLLFIGGSSDFFGQEQSTKRFDLALQDAELQYATQMLSQEAGLALQFVFLPSQQPYARITLNLKGVTVDEAVKYICEAAGADFRKDPGNVYVIFPKGTEPKIADNSQETKPVPPPPREVVVRKIVLKRQHPKYVLEELFAREADALGEWRAVLRFRDLHAGVYLNKGQDSPVYMNTSPSFTKLETITKGSNSPSNDSGIAVPGSDSGTGASGGSGQGLIGGGGGGGQFGGGGLGGGQFGGGGGLGGGGGLQLQGGQGFIPSGIDRIIYDPTDNSLIVQGDDNAIQQLERIIRQLDVAPRQVIIQVQFVTTRQNVSRNFGIDWLFQRGAIFVGNTPGTQARAGDPFFVNWGQGNLTTRLRTLLLESGATIIDAPMVRTLNNQPAFVLQQIATWIILNQLISVGQGQVIVAPTLQQVLIQTGLVVQPRINQDGYITLTINPQISQITGRVRGPQGEEAPEITTQTIFVTARVKSGETIVVGGLNHKDEQFSMQRYPILSDLPIIGGLFKSTSKTVNNTELLIFITPTIVPEEES
- the rpe gene encoding ribulose-phosphate 3-epimerase, which produces MNRIIAPSILSADFGRLADTIRMLDEADCDWIHFDVMDGTFVPPITFGAQMVAALRPLTKKPFDCHLMIEHPETQIEMFRDAGVERLTVHVEACRHLHRTLQEIRQADLCAGVAFNPGTPLNAAREVLELVDLILVMTVNPGWGGQEFIRSCLRKIQEARQMAPHHHVEVDGGIDAETVCEAANHGANVFVVGSYAFSGKPKERISKIRSALCKG
- the pilM gene encoding type IV pilus assembly protein PilM; translated protein: MAKRLTAAVGVDVGTKGIKVAIVRLGKDSPNIVGLGYSPTPEGTCDHTGIFDPQAIGKAVQAAVKESGAATKDAIFCINGSSSVVVRILEVPRMSEQELAAHMEWEIQRNIPFAESNVVSDYRPIENPALATTQNMEVVMAVSPQSAIDTIIATSKAAGLKIAAIDVEPLGLARVLKTCHPNDIGAKNLCLIHFGHSTTAINMYRAGTIAFPRTIPIGGAALTKAIADGLGIGMAEAEEKKRHASAPEATPGGFTMPAAGSTATPYTYETAQAAAEGADEMARIRSLLAPPLEELVAEVRRSIDYYRSRGGVVEEIALSGGSANLNGLEQYLNTSLGMPVSKVNPFSNLPVDLRGVGETYMKERASEFSVAVGMGLHIAYD